One region of Macadamia integrifolia cultivar HAES 741 chromosome 11, SCU_Mint_v3, whole genome shotgun sequence genomic DNA includes:
- the LOC122092706 gene encoding uncharacterized protein LOC122092706, whose amino-acid sequence MSMKFTTSILKIYFKSLLEVRQPIVTRRITECLHALCLFPTSEVFPEALLDLLCPLASSISTNEKSVDCMTFTARLLDVGMRKVYGLNRKLCVVELPLVFNALGEILACDHKEAWFAAMEAFKSLIVACIDERLIKQGVDQIMVNAEIDVRRSQPTIIEKICATVESLLGYKYIAVWDMVFQVVSTMFDKLGISFVSKSFGVYFISFLGFFSSWMYNKQVFFDLQAKHCDMLKQLHLMLFFCIHEC is encoded by the exons ATGTCGATGAAGTTCACAACAAGCATCCTAAAAATTTACTTTAAGTCTCTATTGGAAGTGCGACAACCCATTGTTACTAGGCGAATAACAGAATGTTTGCATGCACTTTGTCTCTTTCCAACTTCAGAAGTTTTTCCTGAAGCTCTGCTAGATCTGTTGTGCCCTCTTGCATCATCTATCTCTACCAATGAGAAGTCTGTAGATTGCATGACCTTCACTGCACGCTTACTAGATGTTGGCATGCGAAAAGTTTATGGCTTGAACAGGAAACTCTGCGTGGTTGAGCTCCCTCTTGTGTTCAATGCACTTGGAG AAATTTTGGCATGTGATCATAAGGAGGCTTGGTTTGCAGCCATGGAAGCATTTAAGAGTCTAATTGTTGCGTGTATTGATGAAAGATTGATCAAGCAAGGGGTGGATCAGATTATGGTGAATGCTGAAATTGATGTTAGAAGGTCGCAGCCAACTATCATAGAAAAAATATGTGCCACTGTTGAGAGTTTACTTGGTTACAAGTACATTGCAGTTTGGGACATGGTGTTTCAGGTTGTTTCAACAATGTTTGATAAACTAggtatttcttttgtttccaaGTCCTTTGgagtatatttcatttcttttctagggTTCTTTTCTTCCTGGATGTATAATAAGCAAGTATTTTTTGACCTTCAAGCAAAACACTGTGACATGCTTAAACAGTTACacttaatgctttttttttgtaTTCATGAATGTTGA